A single Anatilimnocola floriformis DNA region contains:
- the polX gene encoding DNA polymerase/3'-5' exonuclease PolX — protein sequence MTNAQIADAFDMIADLLEFQAANPFRVRAYRNSARTIRDYSEPLSSVVATDKSKLTEIDGIGDDLALKIVTLVETGDVPMLAELREQVPQSVLALLRIPGVGPKKAAALHKQLGIATLDQLRAACEEHKVRDLKGFGDKTEQLILAGITLPATASLRMLWAEADALAQSLREHFQNCPGVQQFEFGGSYRRGKETVGDLDILIVAASPDEAMNRLASFEQTKDVIARGDTKMSIRTHAGFQVDLRVVPEESFGAALQYFTGSKEHNVIVRGRAKAKGLKINEWGVFKIDGEKETYVAGKTEADVYATLGLPDFPPELREARKEFEWAENDSLPELITVDDIRGDLHMHTHATDGSASIEEMAAAARARGLSYIVITDHSQRVSMANGLTPERALAQWKEIDRINKDQPTGFRILKGIECDILEKGGMDLPDDVLAEADWVIASIHYGQKQPREQITDRMLGAIANPHVSQIAHPTGRLLNRRDAYEIDLDAVFAAAKQHGKLLELNANPMRLDLSDANLIKAKQLGIPIVINTDAHSPEGFNVLRFGILQARRAGLTKADVGNTKTWLQLKKLVGKKA from the coding sequence ATGACCAATGCCCAGATTGCTGATGCGTTCGACATGATTGCCGATCTGCTTGAGTTTCAAGCCGCGAATCCGTTTCGGGTGCGGGCGTATCGGAATAGTGCGCGGACGATTCGCGATTACTCCGAGCCGTTGTCGTCGGTTGTCGCGACGGACAAGAGCAAGCTGACCGAGATTGATGGCATTGGGGACGATCTGGCGCTGAAGATTGTCACGCTGGTGGAGACGGGCGATGTGCCGATGCTCGCCGAGTTGCGCGAGCAAGTGCCGCAAAGCGTGCTCGCCCTGTTGCGGATTCCGGGCGTCGGGCCGAAGAAAGCCGCGGCGCTGCACAAGCAACTCGGCATCGCCACGCTCGATCAACTGCGGGCCGCCTGCGAAGAGCACAAGGTGCGCGATTTGAAGGGCTTTGGCGATAAGACCGAGCAGCTGATTCTCGCCGGCATCACCCTGCCTGCGACGGCGAGCCTGCGGATGTTGTGGGCCGAAGCCGACGCGCTCGCGCAGTCGCTGCGCGAGCATTTTCAAAATTGCCCCGGCGTGCAGCAGTTCGAATTCGGCGGCAGTTATCGCCGCGGCAAAGAGACGGTCGGCGATCTCGATATTTTGATTGTCGCCGCCAGTCCCGATGAGGCGATGAATCGTCTGGCGTCATTCGAACAGACCAAAGACGTCATCGCCCGCGGCGACACGAAGATGAGCATTCGGACGCACGCGGGTTTTCAAGTCGATTTGCGGGTCGTTCCCGAAGAATCGTTCGGCGCCGCGCTGCAGTACTTCACCGGCAGCAAGGAGCACAATGTGATCGTCCGCGGCCGTGCAAAGGCCAAGGGTTTGAAGATCAATGAGTGGGGCGTGTTCAAAATCGACGGCGAAAAGGAAACGTACGTCGCCGGCAAAACCGAAGCCGATGTGTACGCGACGCTTGGCTTGCCTGATTTTCCGCCCGAATTGCGCGAAGCCCGCAAGGAATTTGAATGGGCTGAAAATGATTCACTGCCGGAGCTGATCACCGTCGACGATATCCGCGGCGATCTGCACATGCATACGCACGCGACTGACGGCAGTGCTTCGATCGAAGAGATGGCCGCGGCTGCGCGGGCGCGGGGTTTGTCTTATATCGTGATCACCGACCACTCGCAGCGGGTCTCGATGGCGAATGGGTTGACACCGGAACGGGCCCTCGCGCAGTGGAAAGAAATCGACCGCATCAACAAAGATCAGCCGACCGGCTTTCGGATTCTAAAGGGGATCGAATGCGATATTCTGGAAAAAGGTGGGATGGATCTGCCCGATGACGTGCTTGCCGAAGCCGATTGGGTGATCGCCAGCATTCACTACGGCCAGAAGCAACCGCGCGAGCAAATCACCGATCGCATGCTGGGCGCGATCGCGAATCCGCACGTCAGCCAGATCGCGCACCCAACGGGCCGCTTGCTGAATCGTCGCGATGCCTATGAGATCGATCTCGATGCGGTCTTCGCCGCCGCCAAGCAACACGGCAAACTCCTCGAGCTCAATGCCAACCCGATGCGTCTCGATCTCAGCGATGCGAATCTCATCAAAGCAAAGCAGCTGGGCATTCCGATTGTCATCAACACCGATGCCCACAGCCCTGAAGGCTTCAACGTGCTTCGTTTCGGCATTCTGCAAGCCCGCCGCGCGGGGCTGACAAAGGCTGATGTGGGGAATACGAAGACGTGGTTGCAGTTGAAGAAGTTGGTGGGGAAGAAGGCTTAG
- a CDS encoding DUF1559 domain-containing protein has protein sequence MPRRATGFTLVELLVVIAIIGVLVALLLPAVQSAREAARRSSCQNNLRQIALAVHNYESTLKCLPPGSTGGWTGSQMAAGWCDPSIGCGTPWGHFGWSAVILPYMENQPLYEAINFNVPAFTTFARNNGTTYTNQGNVANKLAHTSMPKTFVCPSAFRVKPVNEFKDYGMNSGTGACCPERTQANMDGIGFLNSNLRLAEVKDGTSNTFLFIEFAHFGNHSWTNYKEGTNQFFWIDHTSQGYVNSNEQDGTPTPPNSTFYNHRGSHSAHPELVQAAMVDGRVVVVTDHVDFQIYRSTFTRDGEEPRGGNF, from the coding sequence ATGCCCAGGCGTGCAACCGGTTTCACTCTCGTGGAACTGCTCGTGGTGATCGCGATTATCGGAGTGCTGGTTGCGCTCTTGCTCCCTGCTGTGCAGTCGGCCCGCGAAGCCGCTCGGCGGTCGTCGTGTCAGAACAATCTGCGGCAGATCGCGCTCGCGGTGCATAACTATGAAAGCACGCTGAAATGTCTGCCGCCGGGCAGCACTGGCGGTTGGACTGGCTCGCAAATGGCTGCGGGCTGGTGCGATCCTTCCATTGGCTGTGGAACACCTTGGGGGCACTTCGGCTGGTCGGCAGTTATTTTGCCGTACATGGAAAATCAGCCGTTGTACGAAGCGATCAACTTCAACGTGCCGGCCTTCACGACCTTCGCTCGCAACAACGGCACGACGTACACCAACCAAGGAAACGTGGCTAATAAGCTGGCGCACACCAGCATGCCGAAGACGTTCGTGTGCCCGAGTGCATTCCGCGTAAAACCGGTGAATGAGTTCAAGGACTACGGCATGAATAGCGGTACAGGCGCGTGCTGTCCTGAACGCACGCAGGCGAACATGGATGGCATCGGCTTTTTGAACAGCAACCTCCGCCTGGCCGAAGTGAAAGATGGCACGAGCAACACCTTTCTCTTCATCGAATTTGCCCACTTCGGCAATCACAGTTGGACGAACTACAAGGAAGGGACGAACCAGTTCTTTTGGATCGACCACACCTCGCAAGGCTATGTGAACTCGAACGAACAGGACGGCACGCCGACGCCGCCGAATAGCACGTTCTATAACCATCGCGGCTCGCACAGCGCTCATCCCGAGTTAGTGCAAGCAGCGATGGTCGATGGCCGCGTGGTGGTCGTGACCGATCACGTCGATTTTCAGATCTATCGCTCGACGTTCACCCGCGACGGCGAAGAACCCCGAGGCGGCAACTTCTAA
- a CDS encoding Ig-like domain-containing protein codes for MRFQLLMLLLAVTCIGCGRSDVVPVSGTVVRGGQPVPNVVVWFTPAEGRPSWALTDSNGHFELEYNREHKGAKVGKHVVTVKYDARPADPVEEQLILTGKKARPVRPPGMDEILAKYGPGVSQLQIDVSRAVKDLEVKVD; via the coding sequence ATGCGTTTTCAGCTCCTCATGTTGCTGTTAGCCGTAACCTGCATTGGTTGCGGTCGGTCCGACGTCGTGCCGGTGAGCGGCACGGTGGTGCGCGGCGGTCAGCCGGTGCCGAATGTTGTGGTCTGGTTCACCCCCGCCGAGGGGCGACCCAGTTGGGCGCTGACCGATAGCAACGGCCATTTCGAGCTGGAATACAACCGCGAGCACAAAGGCGCCAAAGTCGGCAAGCACGTGGTGACGGTCAAATACGACGCCAGGCCCGCCGATCCAGTCGAGGAGCAACTCATTCTGACGGGTAAAAAGGCGAGGCCGGTGCGGCCGCCAGGGATGGACGAAATCCTGGCCAAGTACGGCCCTGGCGTGTCGCAACTGCAGATCGACGTATCACGCGCGGTAAAAGATCTCGAAGTGAAAGTTGACTGA
- a CDS encoding esterase/lipase family protein → MQLFTANADAVAVRPLSQFVAEPAGDGPVEACFWECARQWQQLPAADESVGRAVEANCESYNAAVWQLFATACRQGRINPVHGLAVRCGTKSFTIPIDYCGFPWQPDDFVRIHLPPTGTDPLLQRRYECAGVGCPLVVERVRRECNPLEAKFFPEKSFFAATLVLEFEGPAANAKLTFYDPLSVRTTKTGQPLAKDLTAPLAMTLEAAPRTYFAGFIEPGGATNQPRLTMLEPYQPGKTPLVLIHGLFSDPQSWADMINDLRAAPGFSQRHQIWVFRYPTGRGFLQSATALRTEMRALVAALDPTKSDPALHHIVLVGHSMGGLIAKLQVTHSAELVWNELANQPLETIATSEQARGFLAENCYFDPSPNVDRVIFIATPHAGSVTSSGLVGRGASMLVETAPTQAAMHQQLIDDNPGTFNPQFTRRLPTSIDMLEPQSPLLDVMRQMRVNPCVKLHNVIGAAVPLSLDGPSDGVVSVRSAKHPGCQSVIAFNAMHSKVHRDLRTSCEVLRILNTTTAQQPLP, encoded by the coding sequence GTGCAACTCTTCACAGCCAATGCCGACGCGGTTGCCGTTCGTCCTCTTTCGCAATTCGTCGCCGAGCCTGCTGGTGACGGTCCTGTCGAAGCCTGCTTCTGGGAATGTGCCCGCCAATGGCAACAGTTGCCCGCTGCGGATGAGTCCGTGGGACGGGCCGTCGAGGCGAACTGCGAATCGTACAACGCCGCGGTGTGGCAGCTCTTCGCAACGGCCTGCCGCCAAGGGCGAATCAATCCAGTTCACGGGTTGGCAGTGCGGTGCGGAACAAAATCGTTCACAATCCCGATCGATTATTGTGGCTTCCCCTGGCAGCCGGATGACTTTGTCCGGATTCATCTGCCACCCACCGGAACCGATCCGTTGCTGCAACGGCGATATGAGTGCGCTGGCGTGGGTTGTCCGCTCGTGGTCGAGCGCGTGCGCCGCGAATGCAATCCGCTGGAAGCAAAATTCTTTCCCGAGAAGTCTTTCTTCGCGGCGACCTTGGTTCTGGAGTTTGAAGGCCCTGCTGCGAATGCCAAGCTGACGTTTTATGATCCGCTCAGCGTTCGCACTACCAAAACTGGACAGCCGCTCGCAAAGGATCTCACCGCGCCTCTGGCGATGACCTTGGAAGCGGCGCCGCGAACTTATTTCGCCGGCTTCATCGAGCCGGGCGGCGCGACGAACCAGCCGCGCTTGACCATGCTCGAGCCCTATCAGCCTGGAAAAACTCCGCTGGTGTTGATTCATGGTTTGTTCTCCGATCCGCAAAGTTGGGCGGACATGATCAACGACCTGCGGGCCGCGCCGGGATTTTCGCAGCGGCATCAGATTTGGGTTTTTCGCTACCCGACAGGCCGCGGCTTTCTGCAATCGGCGACGGCGCTGCGCACCGAAATGCGAGCGCTGGTGGCCGCGCTCGATCCTACGAAGAGCGATCCCGCCCTGCATCACATCGTGCTCGTGGGCCACAGCATGGGCGGGCTGATCGCCAAATTGCAAGTGACTCACTCTGCCGAACTGGTTTGGAACGAGCTCGCGAACCAGCCGCTCGAGACCATCGCCACGTCGGAACAAGCCCGCGGCTTCTTGGCCGAGAACTGCTACTTCGATCCGTCGCCGAATGTCGACCGGGTTATTTTCATCGCCACGCCGCACGCTGGCTCGGTGACATCGAGCGGCTTGGTCGGGCGTGGGGCTTCGATGCTCGTGGAAACAGCCCCCACGCAAGCAGCCATGCACCAACAACTCATCGACGACAACCCCGGCACATTTAACCCGCAGTTCACCCGCCGGCTTCCCACGAGTATCGACATGCTCGAGCCGCAATCGCCGCTGCTCGACGTGATGCGACAGATGCGCGTCAACCCATGCGTGAAGCTACACAATGTGATCGGCGCCGCAGTGCCATTGTCGCTCGATGGTCCGTCCGATGGCGTGGTCTCGGTGCGCAGCGCCAAGCATCCCGGTTGTCAAAGCGTCATCGCGTTCAACGCCATGCACTCGAAGGTGCACCGCGACCTGCGTACAAGCTGTGAAGTGCTGCGAATCCTGAATACAACTACGGCGCAGCAGCCGTTGCCGTGA
- a CDS encoding DUF4198 domain-containing protein encodes MNRISGIALALATLIVVGVLGCGSKGAPLAPVTGRVTLDGQPLAGATVCFMREGSPKWSFGQTDADGKFALTTIAENDGAYLGLNQVTVSQPAATSASTAPNRPAVGVPAPDEYFKQLAKSAASQPKLVPEKYQQLGASGLSAEIKAGQNLIDLPLFTATAAAP; translated from the coding sequence ATGAATCGCATTTCCGGTATCGCTCTGGCTTTGGCAACGTTGATCGTCGTCGGCGTCTTGGGCTGCGGCAGCAAAGGCGCTCCGCTGGCGCCGGTCACCGGCCGCGTAACGCTCGACGGTCAACCGCTGGCCGGCGCGACGGTGTGCTTCATGCGCGAAGGTTCGCCCAAATGGTCGTTCGGACAAACAGACGCCGACGGCAAATTCGCGTTGACGACGATCGCCGAAAATGACGGCGCGTACCTCGGCCTGAATCAAGTCACCGTGAGTCAGCCTGCCGCGACGAGCGCGAGCACTGCGCCGAATAGGCCTGCGGTCGGCGTGCCCGCTCCCGACGAGTATTTCAAGCAACTGGCAAAATCCGCGGCGTCGCAGCCGAAGCTTGTTCCCGAAAAATACCAGCAGCTGGGGGCCAGTGGATTGAGCGCAGAAATCAAAGCGGGCCAGAATCTCATCGACCTACCGCTATTCACGGCAACGGCTGCTGCGCCGTAG
- a CDS encoding DUF1559 domain-containing protein — protein sequence MQHRSGKKPAFTLVELLVVIAIIGVLVALLLPAVQAAREAARRIKCANNLKQFGLALHNYHDVHERLPLNSAWYPAAANRKGPMHVKLLQFCEGNNFYDKLDMQGDVVAQIDADAVLKKMVLPLFRCPTDTSRPLNSTGSAVVTYAPSQGSQQRNTPNCSIYPGNVFGTGPSADGNATDSTQISGLFSRYPWAAALKEITDGTSNVIAMGEVRPGCSTHLQLPWWNGQQWFVSTAAPLNYPTCPNEGPGNTGSGCNGWSNWSTDMGFKSQHPGGVQFVFADGSVHFLNDSIEYLNYQRLGCRSDGQVVTAY from the coding sequence ATGCAGCACCGATCTGGTAAGAAACCGGCTTTCACGCTCGTCGAATTGTTGGTCGTGATCGCGATCATCGGAGTGTTGGTCGCCCTCTTGCTGCCAGCCGTGCAGGCGGCTCGCGAAGCCGCTCGGCGGATCAAGTGCGCGAACAACCTGAAGCAATTTGGGCTCGCGCTGCACAACTATCACGACGTCCACGAACGCTTGCCGCTGAATTCGGCGTGGTACCCCGCGGCTGCCAATCGCAAAGGTCCGATGCACGTCAAGCTGCTGCAGTTTTGCGAAGGGAACAATTTCTACGACAAGCTGGATATGCAGGGGGACGTGGTCGCGCAGATCGATGCCGATGCCGTCTTGAAAAAGATGGTGCTCCCGTTGTTCCGTTGTCCCACCGATACGTCGCGCCCGCTCAATTCGACGGGCTCAGCAGTGGTCACCTACGCTCCCAGCCAAGGCTCGCAGCAGCGGAACACTCCGAACTGTTCGATCTATCCAGGAAATGTTTTCGGCACCGGCCCCTCGGCGGATGGCAACGCGACCGACAGCACGCAAATCTCTGGGCTCTTCTCGCGCTATCCGTGGGCGGCCGCGCTCAAGGAAATCACCGACGGCACTTCGAATGTGATTGCGATGGGCGAAGTCCGACCGGGTTGCAGCACGCACCTTCAACTGCCGTGGTGGAACGGGCAGCAATGGTTTGTGAGCACCGCGGCGCCGTTGAACTATCCCACCTGTCCCAACGAAGGGCCGGGTAACACCGGTTCTGGGTGCAACGGTTGGTCGAACTGGAGTACCGACATGGGCTTCAAATCGCAGCACCCGGGGGGAGTTCAATTTGTGTTCGCCGACGGCTCGGTGCACTTTCTGAACGACAGCATCGAATACCTCAACTACCAACGACTAGGCTGTCGCAGCGATGGCCAGGTCGTCACCGCCTACTGA
- a CDS encoding bleomycin resistance protein produces the protein MLKLAIPVLHVSSSIAAEQFYCAGLGFRQTFAYRPDELRADPCYLGLVRDGVVLHLSSFSGDGVAGGVINFLVTDVDALHAEFVARGVPIALEPTDQTWGNREMYVKDADGNSIRFVRSGSSHDAGSKPATEA, from the coding sequence ATGCTGAAGTTAGCGATCCCCGTGCTGCACGTGTCGAGCTCGATTGCTGCCGAGCAGTTTTACTGCGCTGGTCTCGGATTTCGGCAGACGTTCGCTTATCGCCCTGATGAGTTGCGAGCCGATCCCTGTTACCTGGGCTTGGTTCGCGATGGAGTCGTGCTGCACTTATCATCTTTCTCCGGCGATGGCGTGGCCGGTGGTGTGATCAATTTTCTCGTCACCGATGTCGACGCTCTGCATGCGGAATTCGTCGCGAGGGGTGTGCCGATCGCTCTCGAACCGACCGACCAGACCTGGGGTAATCGCGAGATGTACGTCAAGGATGCGGATGGCAACAGCATTCGCTTTGTGCGAAGTGGAAGTTCGCATGACGCTGGCAGCAAGCCCGCGACTGAGGCTTGA
- a CDS encoding glycosyl-4,4'-diaponeurosporenoate acyltransferase CrtO family protein: MNFAEGAHLVGGVITLALALGYAATGHARVGFTFAIITLLVHFYPLITQRWNRGRVARIVAARRKVNRGTEC, from the coding sequence GTGAACTTTGCCGAAGGCGCGCATCTGGTTGGGGGCGTCATCACACTCGCTTTGGCGCTCGGATACGCAGCGACTGGTCACGCGAGAGTTGGGTTCACTTTTGCGATCATCACGCTCTTGGTTCATTTCTATCCGCTGATCACGCAGCGCTGGAACCGGGGGCGGGTGGCGAGAATTGTTGCGGCGCGCAGAAAGGTAAACCGAGGCACTGAATGCTGA
- a CDS encoding S8 family serine peptidase translates to MAKTRGRGRTRPQGNPPPAAPVLPPEGSDSSMVGDATAGEYTGKYLVLLRADVSEKKATEAIKSACGASDVCSASSFANSAVDMEQADQADILYLDEIKVAVVDVDPRQAGDLRAAADDEGNNDILAVEPERIMYALNEPAFPFEYLKGYRDAVNHLYDQLRSQQPTDAISELEASIQAADNAQFTWGLQATRVNTSRFAGRNIRVAVLDTGFDLDHPDFVGRSVTSRSFISGQAVDDFNGHGTHCIGTALGPQQPAGGVRRYGCSFGGSIFVGKVLSNQGSGADNGILAGINWAIANNCRIISMSLGSPVQPGESFSPLYENIAQRALNSNPGTLIIAAAGNDSRSLSTGLRLNPPRPVGRPANCPSIMAVASLDSNLAVSAFSNGTINPVSGGGGVDLAGPGGAVFSSVPTPFPANVQPAGGGRPWPARYHTISGTSMATPHVAGIAAMWLEARPNTPALALWQLLLSNARRLSISSRDVGVGLVQAPQF, encoded by the coding sequence ATGGCTAAGACTCGTGGTCGTGGACGTACTCGTCCCCAGGGCAATCCGCCGCCGGCGGCGCCAGTTCTTCCCCCAGAGGGCTCCGATTCCTCGATGGTGGGCGATGCGACGGCAGGGGAATATACGGGGAAATACCTGGTGCTACTCCGCGCAGATGTGAGCGAAAAGAAGGCTACGGAAGCCATCAAGTCGGCCTGCGGTGCTTCGGATGTGTGCAGCGCGTCGAGCTTTGCCAACAGCGCGGTCGATATGGAGCAGGCCGATCAGGCAGATATTTTGTACCTGGATGAAATCAAGGTCGCGGTAGTCGACGTTGATCCGCGTCAGGCCGGCGATCTGCGCGCTGCGGCTGATGATGAAGGCAATAACGACATTCTTGCGGTCGAACCCGAGCGCATCATGTATGCGTTAAATGAGCCAGCGTTTCCCTTTGAGTATTTAAAGGGATATCGGGATGCGGTGAATCATCTTTACGATCAGCTGCGATCGCAGCAGCCGACAGATGCGATCTCGGAACTCGAGGCGTCCATTCAAGCGGCCGACAACGCCCAATTCACCTGGGGCCTGCAGGCTACACGCGTGAATACCTCGCGATTTGCCGGCCGAAACATTCGCGTTGCGGTGCTCGATACTGGGTTTGATCTCGATCATCCCGACTTTGTAGGCCGAAGCGTCACCAGTAGATCCTTTATTTCCGGCCAGGCGGTGGACGACTTCAACGGGCACGGGACCCATTGCATCGGCACGGCGCTCGGGCCCCAACAACCGGCAGGAGGCGTGCGCCGCTACGGCTGCTCTTTTGGCGGTTCGATTTTTGTCGGCAAGGTCTTGAGCAATCAAGGATCGGGTGCAGATAACGGCATTCTCGCTGGCATCAACTGGGCCATCGCGAACAACTGCCGCATCATCTCCATGTCGCTTGGTTCACCCGTGCAGCCTGGTGAGAGCTTTTCGCCCTTGTATGAGAACATCGCCCAGCGCGCGCTGAACTCGAACCCGGGGACGTTGATTATTGCGGCGGCAGGAAACGATAGTCGCAGTTTATCGACCGGCCTGCGGCTGAACCCGCCGCGGCCCGTCGGTCGGCCAGCCAACTGTCCATCGATCATGGCAGTTGCTTCGCTCGATTCCAATTTGGCAGTGTCCGCGTTTTCCAACGGCACGATCAACCCAGTAAGTGGTGGCGGTGGCGTCGATCTGGCGGGTCCCGGTGGCGCCGTCTTCTCCTCGGTACCGACGCCGTTTCCCGCGAACGTGCAACCCGCCGGTGGTGGCCGACCCTGGCCTGCTCGTTATCACACGATTTCGGGCACCAGCATGGCGACGCCTCACGTCGCGGGAATCGCGGCGATGTGGCTGGAAGCTCGTCCGAACACTCCCGCGCTCGCGCTATGGCAACTGCTGCTGAGCAATGCTCGGCGACTGTCGATTTCGTCTCGCGATGTGGGTGTCGGGCTCGTTCAGGCGCCGCAATTCTAG
- a CDS encoding PF20097 family protein, with the protein MLNRPQHSKAAPNYFFECGRCRRPQHVGPQQAGSKLDCPCGVTNVVPSIIHLQKLEPGTCPAFAPSQTSPPPVATASQAAYPQPVPTTPRCPFCSQPMHAGRILGDRYQLKWLYANSPTLLGIWAVGGIPIGHGGFMQFNRPHVWGWRCAGCAKIIVDERA; encoded by the coding sequence ATGCTCAATCGTCCGCAACACTCCAAAGCCGCGCCGAATTACTTCTTCGAGTGTGGCCGTTGTCGCCGACCACAACATGTCGGCCCGCAGCAAGCAGGCAGTAAGCTCGACTGTCCTTGCGGCGTAACCAACGTCGTGCCGTCGATCATTCATCTGCAGAAATTGGAGCCCGGCACATGCCCCGCATTTGCTCCTTCGCAAACCAGCCCACCCCCAGTAGCGACTGCGTCTCAGGCGGCCTATCCGCAGCCAGTTCCGACAACGCCTCGCTGCCCGTTCTGTTCACAGCCGATGCATGCGGGCCGGATTCTCGGCGATCGCTATCAATTGAAGTGGCTTTACGCCAATAGTCCCACGTTGCTAGGCATCTGGGCCGTCGGCGGAATCCCAATCGGCCACGGCGGGTTCATGCAGTTCAACCGCCCGCACGTCTGGGGCTGGCGATGCGCTGGGTGCGCCAAGATCATCGTCGACGAGCGGGCCTAG
- a CDS encoding FliM/FliN family flagellar motor C-terminal domain-containing protein, whose product MTAPSITPEIVSTFKQGASEAAEAWQRAFAITAAEFSFGEPADVLTQVSRDEWNAAGLAVILGQASGAIALLVADPTSAFPEWLATPDASAKSRLATLAQELGMIALPADLMPTSEAVVRIENLQEALLRCQPAGGVDVLPLTIKHGEVTLQAILLGVADGALLTAAPTPVAAAAPPPAAAYEPTSVAPTPTIGARFSAAPAPQEFEDGIPSLPPFTRSLLKIQVAVVASLATTNLPVGRILEIGPGSIIQFDQSCEQPLSLAVGDNSFAVGEAVKVGEKFGVRITSMVMPDERFWSVRGRRG is encoded by the coding sequence ATGACTGCGCCTAGCATTACTCCCGAGATTGTCTCCACCTTCAAACAGGGAGCCAGCGAAGCTGCCGAAGCCTGGCAGCGGGCCTTTGCTATCACGGCGGCAGAGTTTTCGTTCGGCGAACCTGCCGATGTGCTGACGCAGGTCTCGCGCGATGAATGGAACGCAGCCGGCCTAGCGGTGATTCTGGGTCAGGCGAGCGGCGCGATTGCGTTACTCGTGGCCGATCCAACGAGTGCCTTTCCCGAGTGGTTGGCCACGCCCGATGCTTCGGCAAAGAGTCGATTAGCTACGCTCGCGCAAGAGCTCGGCATGATCGCGCTCCCCGCCGATCTGATGCCGACGAGCGAAGCTGTCGTGCGGATCGAAAATCTGCAGGAAGCGCTGCTCCGCTGTCAGCCGGCAGGCGGCGTCGATGTGTTGCCGCTCACGATCAAGCATGGCGAAGTCACGCTGCAAGCGATCCTGCTCGGGGTGGCCGACGGTGCTTTGCTGACGGCGGCTCCGACACCCGTTGCTGCGGCTGCTCCGCCGCCAGCAGCCGCATACGAACCGACTTCAGTCGCGCCGACACCGACGATTGGTGCGCGCTTTTCAGCGGCGCCGGCCCCGCAGGAATTTGAAGACGGCATTCCATCGTTGCCGCCGTTCACGCGGAGCTTGCTGAAGATTCAAGTCGCGGTGGTCGCTTCGCTGGCGACGACGAATTTGCCTGTCGGCCGGATTCTCGAGATCGGCCCGGGCTCGATCATTCAGTTTGATCAATCGTGCGAACAGCCGTTGTCGCTGGCTGTCGGCGACAACTCATTCGCGGTTGGCGAAGCCGTAAAAGTCGGCGAGAAGTTCGGCGTGAGGATCACGTCAATGGTGATGCCAGATGAACGATTCTGGTCGGTACGCGGCCGGCGTGGGTAG